cattcatttaaacTCTTTCAGTCACGCTCCCTTGCAGTTACACGCAAAAATGAATGATCATGTTGTGGATATACACAAATGTCACAAATCTatcttcgtgtgtgtgcgtgtgtgtgcgtgtgtgtgcgtgtgtgtgtgtgtgtgtgtgtgtgtgtgtgtgtgtgtgtctgtgtcttttctcTTCTACACACAGGGATTTGAGCTTACAattgcatgcatgtacagtatgtgtacaatttaatgcatgcatgtatttgtgCTTGCTCCcatgcgtgtatttgtgtgtgtgtcagtgatgcgcgggctgatccaaatcgagcgggcgaccgcggtcacccgcggtcacccgcggttatggatcaagaaaaaatatttttaatgatatgcgggtcatgtttggtcgggtcggtaaaaaaaatatgcccttatttttttgtcatttaataacatttaacataattgtctttagaagagaaagacataggttgcagcattcccactgaaacgcgattctatcccccacattttgtcacgaacatgtagaaatgcacttgttgtttctgcgtagacagaccctcggctacacttgacatgcagttgtgttctgttctcagagcatgcTTTCtctgatctgcagcttttttctcgaactggccagcagaaagtggcagaatcgtctactgagcagcgaagttgccgatgcaatgcgtgcttctcaagtctgataatttgcagcaagatcgaatggtatggaaagaaaaataaactaaaagtttcccaaatcaggaaatacttcttaatttaatgtcatcaaggcatatagcctacaattggtatgagcatacaatgtgcgtccttgcgcaacttatataggcctagtggctcgttggaaagccccacgtctgctcttccccacgtcgtgcaataaaggtttcatctcgctgaaatttataatcgcggagcaatggacttttggtccattgatgaagacgttaataaagagtttcttaataatattctatgcctgcatttcatgcttgggagagcttcaaggcattcatgtgaggaacggctgaaacagaatttgtataggaaaatcctaggctaattatgttcaatgttgagtcaaatagccacatttttggatgaatgctgacacggaacaaaaaaaaggtagactaaatgcatgtttcccaaattctgagcaattataggctatatataattaggcaatatatattattgttttacatgcatatgagataggcgtagctcaatgacgctacgactaagactactttttacaataagcgggtcgggaagcgggtcgggtcctgtatttcaataattattttttgcggtccgagttgcggtcgggttagttgtagacggcggggcggggcgggtcgttcagacacgtacccgcgcatcactggtgtgtgtgtgtgtgtgtgtgtgtgtgtgtgtgtgtgtccagaaccTGATTCTCTTACTGCTCATCCATTTCTATCTGCAGGTGGTGGATTACGGTCTGACAGAAACAGCAATGGCAGCACAGataacagtttgtgtgtgtgtgtgtgtgtgtgtgtgtgtgtgtgtgtgtgtgcgtgtgtatgtgtgtgtgctgcagtttcACATCATATGGTAGactgcatacactcacacacattaatataaaATAGTTGTATAAACTTTGTGTAATTATCAGTGCCTATCAGCAAAAAATGTAAATGAAGAATatgccacacatacatactgtacgtacatacCTACCACTATTACTTTACCAACATGTGTTGCTTACTGTAATGCATACTGTATTACAGTTTATTTCTGTAGATGTAATGAGTATGGGAAAGATAGCAGTGCAGAAAATCCATCTGCAATGATTGTAAATTCATCTGAAATGACAGTCCCAAGACTGGCAGTGACTCAACTGGATCATCAAAAACAGTGACTTGACCTTGACCCGTCATCCCCATGCCAACGCTTGGTATTACTCTGCCATCCCGTCGGCACTATACATCCTGTTTACAATGTTTTCATTACGTTGATGGAGCAGAAGAAATCTGCCTCCAAGCTATTTTGTCCATACTAATACTACAACACGCCTGACTGAATATCCTAAGTGATTAGTCTGCCCTACAGTAACGTGTGATAAAGTTATCAAATTAATCCAAGTCTAGCCTGTATCACACGTGAAGAATGAAAAAAAGGTCCCAGGGGTTAAAACTGGAATGAGGAAATAAAGCCGCTTCTACTTTTCACTGACCACTGCGGAGACACTTCTGAGTTCACTCCAATATTTCTGCTTTCCAGAAATCACCCATAGACCTACATGCCCCGCACTCTGAGCTTTTCCCCAGCTAGGATATGTTAAACAGCCTTGAGTTTGATACTATGCCAGCCTAGTGGTGGCGGGCCAATGCTTGAGTGGGTTGAGATGATTTGAACCGCAACCCGGGTGAATCTCAGGGCCTCAGGGGGCAGGCACGCTCCCCAGCGCTCACCACGCGTTAGTACAGTCGCAGTTGCCATGGCGATGAGAAATCTTTAATCCCCTCGTActacctctcttttttttctctctatctatctctctcttctctctctctctctctctctttctgtctctcttcccccttctctctgtgttggGTGGCTTAAGCGCGGGGAGCCGACGAGCGGGTCCAAACGATGATTCATCTGATGAAGAGAAGAGTATGACTCGCGCGTGAAGCCCCTCTTCCGGAAGGATTAAGGACAAAGTGTGGGAGAGaaatgcagagacagagagagagagaacgagagagagagagagaaaaaagatggagagaaagaaataaagaggaTTCAAATTAGTCACGAAACAGTTGGGTCAAAAACGGAGAAATTACTTTGAATTAGCCTAATTTCGCATTCTGCTCAGAGCGAGGCGGAGTGGTTCGTCAGATAAACCCCTGCACTGAGCCGTGTTAAAGGGGGTCAGACTGATAAATACCCAGCACTTTGCCTTGCTCCCTAGCTGCCGAACATGCCGCCTCTGAAGTGTTTTATGCAATCAAACAAAACGAGGACATTTCATGCCATCTGCACTCTCAATCATCTAGCCATCATTATTGAGGATAAATGTTTAACAAATGAGACCACACCTGCATGCAACAAGGGGCTCTATGACCAAACTAAGTACACTGCATAAAAGGCAAAGACATAAATATactgacacaaaatacaaaacatgaaatatcaatgtaatgtaaatgcaaATTTGCTTTGTGGCTGTGACTATACTGTGTAAGAAAGGTTTAATggattcataaaaaaaaactgcctgaAAAAAAGATGCAAAGGGTTCTCTGCAGGGTCTGTAGCCAACGGTTCTCTGCCGATGAGAATTTCTTCTGTAACAGACCCCTATAGATCTTTTGTTCTCCTTTCTCCCTTTTAACGCTACCCCTACCTCCCCCTATCCCTTCACGGCAGCCCCTCTGTTCCATCTGAGGGTGTGTAGGTGTCAATTAATTACTAATTATACGACCTAAACCTAGTTTGGGGGGACAATTATTTAAGCAGCCAATCACTTTAATCAGCCAATTAATCCCTGATTTAATTACTGTCATCTTCAAAAGAGTCCAGTCAGACAGGCCCATTAGCTCCTAGTTTGCCTAATGAGCTGCAGGCCACAAGGTCTGAGGTGGCCTTCAGTAGTGCTTCATTTGCTTTCTGCACCAGACCAGACGGCCATGTCAGATCGTATTCcgcagttttttcttttttttttgtcccgcAGCCCCGGTGACTCGTTCTCATCGTTCATGACAACCGCATCAGCGCACAGGTGAGTGAGCGGCCGTGTGCAGGGCCCACTCGAGCAGGACAAGGTGTGAGCGGCGGACCTAGATCACTCAGAGCTTAAGCAtgagctgccgctgctgctgctgctgctgctgctgacgttATAAAGGAAGTGTGAGCCAAGCCATTCATTCTCGTAAGAGATACGAGTGCAAGTCTTACTGCAGCCATTCCTGAGCACTGTTACAAAGGGAAATTGGTGTGACCCACAAGTGCTATGGATTGCTTATCTGCTTCCTTGCTTATCTGCTTCCTTGCTTCCCAGCCATAACATTTCATAAGCAGGAAACTTTGGGGGACATAAATGTGTTATTCATCTTAATTAATATACTATAATATTATACTATCatatactatattatactatactataataataCTATAATATAGTATTCATAGTATTCTATGATGGAAGCGTGATAGTGGTTGAGCAGGTCACTTTTGACTGATAGGCCAGAGGATGACATCAGTTCAAACTCCTCCTTGTGGCAAGTTTAGACAGGATTAGAAAGATGTTGCTGCCACAGTAAGTTTGCACAGTACATACTAGGCATTTGTATTACCAAAGACATCTATAGTGTATGGTGTATTTGTATTTATCAAATACATCTATGGTGTATGACAACTCAGCTTGGCAAGAGATACAACAAATGCACTAATCATGGTCAATGGCCTGATGTTTAATCATGATATTCAGACATGTGCTCAATTGAAGAATACGGGGCCTGTTACATTTGAACAAACGGCTCCCTCTGCTGTTGTGAATATGGAAAACCCAGAAATGCAAACTGAAGAGCCAGAACGTGATATCTAAAATCTACGGGCCATTTCAAACAAATGTTATAAGCTTCTGGAGTATGTCTGAGTCTGAATTATTCTCCATTTAGCTTTCCAAAGAATTCCCCAACTCTCACTGAGGACAAAGCTACATGGCAGTAGTACAAGGATTTCAATCTTGGTGAAAGTCTTCTTTATACTGTCCTCTTATGTGAAGTTGCATGACCTCCTGAATGAGAAGTAGGCAATCTCATTCACACAGAGGTTAAAAGCTGTCACCTGTTCCCGCCCGGTTTCGAACCgaggacctttcgcgtgttaggcgaacgtgataaccactacactacggGAACTGAACTCCAGGGGGCGCACAAACCTCACATTTTGAACAACTGCCTCCATTGAGAAAAAGTCCCATTGTTCTCTGTCCAAAATCAAACTCCCAAGTGTCCAAACCAGGGGTGCAACTTTGAGTTAACCTTAGGGGTTTCTTCATGTTCTACAACAGTTAATATTTATGATTATTGGGGGCTGTGACTGGTTTTGATTATTGGGGAGCGGGGGGGTTAtaaccccccatcccccccataaCTTACACCCCTGGTCCAAACACTAACTGTAAGCAAATTGATTAATTGCATGGTTTTGTTTGTTACATGTCATTTCCATATTCATCATTTGACATAATTGTCCAACTAAAAGGCTACAATGTCTAATTTAAAATCCtgctgggaaaaaaaacagtttgacCCGTTTATGATGCTGGTCAAGCTGGTCAAGGTATGTTTTTGCACTTGCATGTTTTAGGTTTGACCAGAGTATGATGGTCATTCCAGCTGGTTTTgctggtcacgccagcatgacCAGATGGTGGCCCAATCAGCTAAACCATCAAAAGCTACCAACATAAGCTGTTTCTCTGTCAGCAGGGAAAGAATATAGGCCTGCCTGACCTCGGGTAGGCTATAGGCATGTGAAGTTCATCACTGCACAAGGCACAGTAggggtaggctaggcctactgctttGCTAGATTGTCTAGGCCGTGTAGGCAACCTGCGACCCGCCTGCGACTccagagccgcatgcggctcctcAGGCTCCTTATAGCAGCTTggccttgacaaaaaaaaaaaaaacacgaacaTAAATAAAGGGTGTTTCTTAATTAATTGTTATTCATATATCATTATTAGTTTATTTTGTTGCAGTTATCTTGAAGTTAGAGTTGATACTAtctttttttgagtgtgtgaacCCTGCAATAGCCTAACCATAAAAAAAtctcaaaaaagaaaagttattTTTAAAGTTTCTAAGGTGCagctaaatgttttatttatattaAAGTGGGTtagtttttattttacttttacaCAATGGTTTAGCTATAGCGAGGACTTAAATAGACCTACAGCTCACagtttaatttatttcaaaGTATACAGGCCTACAAATGCACACTGCACTTCTGTTGTTAGCCAATATTCAGTGGTTGTAACAGGTAGgcctaaaacattttttttaaaagatgaaAACTTTTAAAAGTTCACAAGTTCTGTATTTTCTTGCGGCTCCCGTCCCGACCATTTTTTTTGGCATATGAGGGGGCAAAATGGCTCTTTTGATAATAAAGGTTGCAGACCCCTGGTCTAGGCCTACCATGTCATCTGTCTCTTCCATTTCGTTACGTCTTGTCCTCTTTCGTGAGAAAGTTGTTTGCTAAAAAAAGACAACTTAAGACATACTCACTGTGAATTTGTATGGGCTTGCTCAAATGATGGAAGTACTGTCATGCACTGACCAGGCTCTGACTGGCACTGACTAGCCTACTGACTAGCCTACGGGTCACCTCACCTCTCCAGAGGTTGTCTCTCTAGGCCGCTTTTGCACTAGCCTGATGCTCATGCTCCTGTAAATCCATATATAttgtcaatatatatatctatgctgTAAATCAAtgagttcctttttttttaactagcatTTGTTGACATGACTGCCGGCTGAATTAGATAGGCTAATCACATTATTGATTAGGCTGAATGTGGAGACTGAAGAGGTTAAGTTGGTTGCTTATTATTAAGAACATGCCGAATTCTTAAAACATATAGTATTCATAATGTTAATTTGAATAAACATAgttacacatacatgtattagATATTTACCTTGGACCTTTACAAGAATTTGTAttttcagcagcagcagtaggatGGCTATGTCAACAGTATGCAAAGTGACAAGCAAGCATGCGATGCGAGCTAGTTCAGTTTTAGGTCTAGTGACGCCCCCTCCAGAGCGGGAGTTCTGGTGCAGACGCGGTGAAGCGCTGAAAGGAAGCCATTACAGCAGAGACCGCCCAATTCACCAATTTGTCAGTGAGCAAATTGACTAGTTTAGCCGAACCAAGTTTCCGGCAATAAAAGCAGCGGTTTGAAAATTGAATTGTTCAATGTTTTTCGCGATGTTTTTCTAAATCCTCATTTGGCGATAACGTTACCTGTCCGGCAAAACACAACACGACCAACACGGTGTAGCTATCTAGCTGGCTACACCGCTGACTGATAGCATTGCTGCAGGAGAGGTAGGAGATGGATCTCTTCGGTGATCTGCCTGAACCAACCCAGGTTTCAGGTAAGTACGTTTTCAAAACTGTTAcacaaatgtttttgtgctgatGTTTTTGTGTAAGTGTATTTTGACACTGAACATTGCATTAGCTACTAGCAGCTAAGTTTGCAGCTAACTGTTAGGGATTTCATGTCATGATGAACTTCAGGTATGTTAATTGACCTTTTAACAAACCTAGACTTATGCATCATTACTGATTTTTTTTGATAAATTACGTTGTACCGAATTAATCTCCATGTCTGGGCGTTTTAAAGCACGCAGTTCGGCTGTGGTGGATTGTGCATGACGCTAACGTCACCCACCTAGCTGACTAAACAGGCCATGTTCCAAAACAGTGTCGGTCAAACTTTTCTTGTGAAAAATGTGAAGTTACCCAGTGGGGTAGTAGGTCATAGTCTGTGGGAGCACGTAACATGCACTAAGCAGGGTTGCCAGCTTGCCATAGTTTTACCCGTGGAGGctcaatctcaatctcagcAGAAATATGTGGAAATGCAAAAAGGTCTGTAACTATCAGTAGTTCTTTTCCCGATTGGTACGGTGCAGGGAAGGGGCCAACACAGCCACCTGAAGAGAGCAGGGGTGAGAAGAGGAAACACGACGAGGGGCTCGGGAAAGAGGTGACTGTGGAAAAGaatgaagaggaaaagaaagtttGTAAAGGTTTTCCACATTCCCACACAAAATGTATTacctgtatgtctgtatgttgcTCATTGCATGTAATTTCCCCCCCAAGTGTACAAGGATACTGACCCTTGCCCTGCTCGACCTGTTCTGACCTGTTATGTGTTGTGCAATGTCTGGCCAGGTCAAGCCAGGCTAAAGGCGTATGTAGCTGCACGCAGAGGCGAGAGGGAGGAGATGCAGGATGCTCACGTGCTCCTGCCGGATATGGGCAGCATCATATCTTCTCTACCGTCCCAAGTGTGAGTTTTTCTAATGCTACCTTACGTACAGTAATCCAATTCATGAGCATGGGTGTCTGCTTGGCTTACTTCCCTCTTAGGTTCGCTGCTTCCACATGTTCAATCTAATATTCGTTTGCAAATGTTATAGGGCTGctctcatttatttttttatatatcctcccttcctttctcggtcctcgttcccactgatctagataaagaatgatggacagcaacaatgggatagtctatccagtgttagttatagataagtgggaacgagcctggaggaccgagcatcgaggagagaggttgagaaggggccataGTTCCTGCATTGTGAATGCTTGCTAAAGTTCATATTCACTGGAAAAAAAGTTGCTTAAACCTGAATAACCAACCGTCAAAAAGAGTTCTGCATTGATGCCAGCCTATACATCATCAATTGTTCCATACCTGAAGTGGTCCACTGCCCATGTTCAGATTGCAGacattttttcttgtttttaaaAGTTTTATCATAAATGACTGACCTCAATTCTGTATTGTACAGGTCAGGGTGGAGCATTTCTTAAAACGTGctacacatttgtgtgtatatgttgtgtgaatatgtgtccCTGCTGTGTCCCAGTTCTCGTCTGGCCTACTTTGCGGTGTTCGATGGTCATGCAGGAGCAAGGGCCTCCCGATTTGCAGCAGAGCATCTGCATCACACCCTGGTCACCAAGTTCCCCAAAGGTAAAAAGCTGATCACTCACAGAATATTCATTACTTGTGCAACCACTGACTCTTCATTATATATACTTAATGAATTAACATTACTATCTAGAAATATGCTTTCTCAAATTGACCAAGATTCTGTTTATAAAAGCAATAAAATGGGAAAATATTCGGGGAGGGGGGCGTGctttttataggcactgtaaaAGTCCTATCATTGTATTTTACATCTTTAATCATGGCACAGTCCTGAACACATCCCACACCACAATGCACACTACAGGCATGCATTCACATCGATGATATCATGTCCTCATAGGTGACGTTGAGAACTTGGACAAGCTaataaaaaagtgtctgctggaTACTTTCCGTCAGACAGATGAGGACTTCCTGAAGAAAGCCTCAAGCCAGTAAGCTCTTTTGTCCACCATTCAATGTTAGTCAGCGTCAGTGTGTATTGCTACGTAGGCCTCACGGTATTTCGGATCAGTTGGTAATCTTTGTAGGCTTGCATTTTCTCCACTAAAATTAGATGCGAGTCAAAATGTCCCACTGCTTGTATATATTTTGTGTAAGATTTTTGATACATGTGAGGTGCAGTAAAAGACTGTTTTGGTTTTCCATCAGAGTTTTTCAGTGGACCTTTAGATATTCCAGACTATTGAAGAGTAATATAGAGTCTGCACGCATGTGCTCTGTACAAGTTACAAGTTTACTAGGCAATGTTTCGGCAAGTAGCCTTCTGCAGGTGTTTTATAGATGACCATGTCGCCCTACAGGAAACCAGCGTGGAAGGACGGCTCGACAGCCACATGTGTGCTGGTAGTGGACAATGTGCTATATGTGGCCAACCTCGGGGACAGCAGGGTGAGTCCCTCCACCACATGCAATGTTTGAAAGCCCTGTTTCAGAGATGGCAGTTGGATGTGAACCCACTGTCCATTTTCACTTCACTTCAGTTGGAAGTCTCATTCAAACATTCTTGAATGTTTGAATGTTCCACATTCTCATTTAAATTCTTGAGTGTTTGAATGTTACACATTGGGCTTCACAACAGTTGCACTGTAGCTTGTTGATTTTCTGTATTGTTTTGAGATGGTAATGTTGTccatttttcacttttttttactgtgtgcACGCAGCGTTACCTTGGTGTTTGTTCTAGAGAAACATTGTGTAGTTTCTTTGTTCTTTCAGGCTGTTCTATGTCGGTCAGAGCAGGGGGAGGACGGTGGGGAGAAGTGCGTCACCCTGGCCCTCAGCAAAGAACACAATCCCACTATTTACGAGGAGCGGATGAGGATACAGAGGTCAGGGGGAACagtcaggtatgtgtgtgtgtctgtgtgtgtgtgtgtgtttgtgtgtctttaggGACACCAACTGTGCTTTCATCTCAGTACTCCTTATTGCTGTTGGGTAGGATGTATGATTATTCAGAACTAGTAAGGAGTCACAGTCCCCCGACCTACCTGCTGATCGAAAACAATGCATGTAGGATGTTCTTTATGTGCCTAATGAAATCAGGAATGCTCAGATAATCAAATTAGCCACTGGTGAATTCAGTTCTCTATGCTAAGTAGAATAACATAAATACAGTCTTGTACTGTGTTTAACGGATGAGAAAAAGGCtttgggatgttgtgtgtcatactcagtgtgtgtgtgtgtgtgtgtgtgtgtgtgtgtgtgtagagatggcCGCGTGTTGGGGGTCCTGGAGGTGTCGCGCTCCATAGGGGATGGCCAGTACAAACGCTGCGGAGTGATCTCCACACCGGACCTCAGACGCTGCCAACTTAGCGCAAGTGATCGGTAAGGCAGTTAAACCAATTGAATTTACACATTCTATGTGATTTATGCCAATTACAGatgtagtgtaaatgttaaTTGACCAATGTTTGTGTGAAGTGCATGGATAATGTGGTTGTTACATAAATtggtcctgtgtgtttgtgtcatccaGGTTTGTAATTTTGGCCTGTGATGGCCTCTTTAAGGTCTTCTCGCCAGAGGAAGCTGTTAAATATGTACTCAACATCCTGGAGGTTTGTACATTGGAGCATTCTTACTAAGCCATTCGTACAGATTGGGGGATAAGATTCATTGTCCGAACTGATTGCAGTGGtgtatttgttgtgtttgttgtttttattgcttCAGTATGTTTGTTTAGATGTCGGCCTTGATCAAATTTAGTTCTATGTCTACGGTTACGTTATCGCGGACGGACTAACCGTGATAACATTTGATGCCTTCAGGACACATCGGTTGCcgtggagaagaaggaggggcAGACAGAGTGGGAGGCCCATCATGACGCCGCTTGCCAGCGATTGGCCAGTGAGGCTGTGCGGCGGGGCTGTGCAGATAACGTCACCGTGATCCTGGTGTCCATTGAATTCTGACAGGCACTCGTccacctttctgtctctctcaatcacGCCAGAAAGCACTGAGGTCAATGAAAGAGCTGTGCTCTGCCAAATATGCCACACTGTTTAAAGACATTTAGGGGGTTGTATTCTCCAGACAATTCGCTTATGAAGGTGTTGTAATCTG
The Sardina pilchardus chromosome 13, fSarPil1.1, whole genome shotgun sequence genome window above contains:
- the ilkap gene encoding integrin-linked kinase-associated serine/threonine phosphatase 2C, with the protein product MDLFGDLPEPTQVSGKGPTQPPEESRGEKRKHDEGLGKEVTVEKNEEEKKVCKGQARLKAYVAARRGEREEMQDAHVLLPDMGSIISSLPSQVSRLAYFAVFDGHAGARASRFAAEHLHHTLVTKFPKGDVENLDKLIKKCLLDTFRQTDEDFLKKASSQKPAWKDGSTATCVLVVDNVLYVANLGDSRAVLCRSEQGEDGGEKCVTLALSKEHNPTIYEERMRIQRSGGTVRDGRVLGVLEVSRSIGDGQYKRCGVISTPDLRRCQLSASDRFVILACDGLFKVFSPEEAVKYVLNILEDTSVAVEKKEGQTEWEAHHDAACQRLASEAVRRGCADNVTVILVSIEF